The following are from one region of the Halogeometricum sp. S3BR5-2 genome:
- a CDS encoding HalOD1 output domain-containing protein — MTDTGVESADAGEGAIGGFDRRADEASLVEAVVEGVAAALGSTPMDLPPLSREVDLEAVATLGAIPGTSVGFEVCDCAVVVGDDGRVSVSVPRLGGERA; from the coding sequence ATGACAGACACCGGAGTCGAGAGCGCGGATGCAGGCGAGGGAGCCATCGGCGGGTTCGACCGGCGCGCCGACGAGGCGTCGCTCGTCGAGGCCGTCGTCGAAGGGGTGGCCGCGGCGCTCGGGTCGACTCCGATGGATCTTCCGCCGCTGTCGAGAGAGGTCGACCTCGAAGCGGTCGCCACGCTCGGAGCGATTCCGGGAACGTCGGTCGGCTTCGAGGTCTGCGACTGCGCGGTGGTCGTCGGGGACGACGGACGCGTCTCGGTTTCGGTCCCGCGACTCGGCGGGGAACGGGCGTAG
- a CDS encoding DUF5795 family protein — MSNRVVEGRMVTPERLAELVEGEKPLEAEPIEDADRECPDCGSNVISVGYMPSVTEFVTAYKCQECEWSETDRD, encoded by the coding sequence ATGAGTAACCGCGTCGTCGAAGGACGGATGGTAACGCCCGAACGACTCGCAGAACTCGTCGAGGGGGAGAAACCGCTCGAAGCCGAGCCTATCGAGGACGCTGACAGAGAGTGTCCCGACTGCGGGAGTAACGTCATCTCGGTGGGGTACATGCCGAGCGTGACGGAGTTCGTGACGGCGTACAAATGTCAGGAATGCGAGTGGTCCGAAACCGACCGGGACTGA
- a CDS encoding DUF5794 domain-containing protein — protein MSVSQHPVALRLEQQVGGATRLLATVMALPLVDGIFPALVIAGAMSTPVGILQTGLLIFGGSATVAVILAEMEGTRREQVTSILLLAAVLLPVAGLEAVFARTLQTVLNFDVFHRFAGLVILAVAAKTASSEIGEKLPSPSVIIGLGLVASFDPSNPQLILNLDGEMLTTVTHAVAAAGTGIAFALAVALLAPRLRGAVDIDRFRFGSSVALGMLALDVLGVLPTQRPIALGVLAVTALFAYDRSAGSDESATGTDDDGPSAAEDAPAAPSSAATVADGGDHGRPDPTRDDSGDTASDAGYGYPSDSDSRAPWL, from the coding sequence ATGAGCGTCTCACAGCATCCCGTCGCGCTCCGCTTGGAGCAGCAGGTCGGCGGCGCGACGCGCCTGCTCGCGACGGTCATGGCGCTGCCCCTCGTCGACGGTATCTTCCCGGCGCTCGTCATCGCGGGCGCGATGAGCACTCCCGTCGGCATCCTCCAGACCGGACTGCTCATCTTCGGCGGGTCGGCCACCGTCGCGGTTATCCTCGCGGAGATGGAGGGGACCCGCCGCGAGCAGGTCACCTCGATACTGCTCCTCGCCGCGGTCCTGCTCCCCGTCGCCGGGTTGGAGGCGGTGTTCGCGAGGACGCTGCAGACGGTGTTGAACTTCGACGTGTTCCACCGCTTCGCGGGACTGGTTATCCTCGCCGTCGCAGCGAAGACGGCCTCCTCGGAGATCGGCGAGAAGCTCCCGTCCCCGAGCGTCATCATCGGCCTCGGGTTGGTCGCGAGCTTCGACCCCTCGAACCCGCAGCTGATACTGAACCTCGACGGGGAGATGCTGACGACCGTCACGCACGCCGTCGCGGCGGCCGGGACGGGCATCGCCTTCGCGCTCGCCGTCGCGCTGCTCGCCCCCCGTCTCCGCGGCGCGGTCGACATCGACCGCTTCCGCTTCGGAAGCTCCGTCGCGCTCGGGATGCTGGCGCTGGACGTGCTCGGGGTGCTCCCGACGCAGCGTCCCATCGCGCTGGGCGTCCTCGCCGTGACGGCGCTGTTCGCCTACGACCGCTCGGCGGGAAGCGACGAGTCGGCGACGGGGACGGACGACGACGGCCCGTCCGCCGCCGAGGACGCGCCCGCCGCACCCTCCTCCGCCGCCACCGTCGCCGACGGCGGCGACCACGGTCGTCCGGACCCGACCCGCGACGACTCCGGCGACACCGCGTCTGACGCCGGCTACGGCTACCCAAGCGACAGCGACTCGCGCGCGCCGTGGCTCTGA